Within the BD1-7 clade bacterium genome, the region CGGATAACAAAGAACAAGAGTAACGCTGAGTACAACATCTCTTTTATTCTGAGAGCCCGGTGCATCAAACATCATTGGCGACATCATCAGAACAATCGGCCAGTACATCAAAACAAAGGCCACTAAGATATTCAGTGCAACTTTCATTATTCGTAAACCACAGGCAAAACATCGACCTTAACAGCATGACTGTGTTGGGTAAATATTTCGATCAGAGACGCAGTTAGGTTTGGAGGCATGTTGACATCGCACCAACAAAAACAGCTAAAAAGTACGTTAGACAAAGCACATTGATAAGAAATAAAGAAAGGACAATCAACAGACGCTGCTCACCTTTCAGTGAGCAGCTCTCGAAGCCATCCCTGCGAAAACAGGGAGCCATCATAAACAGTAGGGTTAACGCTTGGCGTAATTAGGAATGCCGAAAAATGCGCGGAACGCCGGCTTAGCAATCCACTGAATCGGCTTCACAAAGGGTTTGATGAAACGGAATTTATGCTGAATATCGGCTTCGAAATCGGCCCAGCTAGTGGTCTGAAATTCGAGGATCTCTTGCGATAATTCAGTATCCATCCAATGCGTGTAGTAGTTGGATTTACCCATTTCACTATCGGCGAAAGTAAACCCCGCCGCTCCCATGATGGTCGCAACCAGATCACGCTGACGAACCTGACAGCTTTTACCGCCACCGCCCAAGTGAATACGATGCCAAGCTTCTTCACGTTCAACGCCATTGGCCAACGCCAGTGCTACGTCACGCGGGTGAATATATTCAAGGCAGTTATCCGCACGGGTATCAAACATCTGACGCACTAGACGCTTATCTGCAATTTTGATATCAGCATCAATCGATACACCCACACGGAAGATCATCCAAGGCTTGGTGTGCTCAACAATAGCGGCCTCACAAGCGACTTTCTGTTCTGTGTAGTTGTCCATCGGCGCAACAGGGTCGGACGCTTTTTTCACTGTTGAATCGACAGTCTGTTCACCAAAAACGGTGAATGAGGAAGTGAAGATAAACACCGGAGAAGTATTAAGCTTTTGAATGGCTTCCAGCAACTGTTTAGTGGCATCTACGTTTACTTCCCAGGCCAGTTTCGGCATATCATCCGTGGCTGGTGGAATCAGTGCAGCCAAGTGAATCACCGCATCCTTTTTCACCAGCAAAGATGCCATCAGTGCCTGATCACGAATATCTCCCCAGACAATCTCCTCAACATGCCCTTCAAAACGTTTAGCGGCTTCCTGCGCCGGTTTCGAGGCCAGATCGAAACAAGTGACCTGATAACCTTTCTTCAACAGGGCATCAAGTACATAACATCCCAGGTTGCCAAACGCGCCCGTTAGCAAAACAGATTTACTCATGATTCAATTTCTGCTCAGTGAATTGTAGGGCTGCCATCATGACAAAATTGAGGGCATAAAAAAAGCCGACGTCAGTGTCGGCTCTCAAGCATGTCAAATACTAAATACTTATTACTGTAATTTCGCGGATTATCGCGAAATTAAGCGCTGCGTAATTCCGTTTTTAGGATTTTACCGGATGCATTCATTGGCATGGCATCCAAGAATTCAACAAACCGCGGTACCTTGTAGTTGGCGATATTTGTTTTGCAGTAACCGACAACATCTTGCTCGGTTAACGTGCTATCGGCTTTTTTCACCACAAATACTTTGCCCACTTCGCCCATGCGTTCATCAGCAACCCCCACAACCGCCGCCTGAACAACACCGTCGATATTACAAATAGCGCTCTCAATCTCTGCCGGATACACATTAAAGCCGCCAGAAATGTACATATCTTTCATGCGATCCGTAATATCAATGTAACCGTTAGCATCCATCGTGCCGACATCGCCGGTTTTCAGCCAACCGTCAGCGGTGAT harbors:
- the galE_1 gene encoding UDP-glucose 4-epimerase encodes the protein MSKSVLLTGAFGNLGCYVLDALLKKGYQVTCFDLASKPAQEAAKRFEGHVEEIVWGDIRDQALMASLLVKKDAVIHLAALIPPATDDMPKLAWEVNVDATKQLLEAIQKLNTSPVFIFTSSFTVFGEQTVDSTVKKASDPVAPMDNYTEQKVACEAAIVEHTKPWMIFRVGVSIDADIKIADKRLVRQMFDTRADNCLEYIHPRDVALALANGVEREEAWHRIHLGGGGKSCQVRQRDLVATIMGAAGFTFADSEMGKSNYYTHWMDTELSQEILEFQTTSWADFEADIQHKFRFIKPFVKPIQWIAKPAFRAFFGIPNYAKR